A window of the Cicer arietinum cultivar CDC Frontier isolate Library 1 chromosome 6, Cicar.CDCFrontier_v2.0, whole genome shotgun sequence genome harbors these coding sequences:
- the LOC101489328 gene encoding ankyrin repeat-containing protein At5g02620-like isoform X2 → MQPQAAPAKPLRKKMTKQLTGKRDDTPLHSAARAGNMASLKDTVAGAEEGKLHELFAKQNQGGETALYVAAEYGYVDFVREMIQYYDLSDAGIKARNGFDALHIAAKQGDLDILKILMEAHPELSMTVDPSNTTALHTAATQGHTEIVKFLLEAGSSLATIARSNGKTALHSAARNGHLDVVKAILEKEPGVVTRTDKKGQTALHMAVKGQNLEVVEELIKADPSSINMVDNKGNTALHIATRKGRIQIIKLLLGQNETNGMAINKSGETALDTAEKTGNSQVKEILIEHGIQIGKSIKSQPTTTTARELKQTVSDIKHEVHHQLEHTRQTRKSVQGIAKRLNKMHTEGLNNAINSTIVVAVLIATVAFAAIFTVPGQFVDDPKHIPAGKSLGEANIAPKAAFLIFFVFDSVALFISLAVVVVQTSIVVIESKAKKQMMAIINKLMWLACVLISVSFLALSFLVVGKDERWLAISVTIIGTIIMATTLGTMCYWVIRHRIEASNLRSIRKSSLGSRSRSFSVSVMSDSEILNNDRRKMYAI, encoded by the exons CGACGATACACCTTTACATTCAGCAGCAAGAGCAGGAAACATGGCTTCATTGAAGGACACAGTTGCTGGTGCTGAAGAGGGTAAACTGCATGAATTGTTTGCAAAGCAGAACCAAGGTGGAGAAACAGCACTTTATGTTGCTGCTGAGTATGGTTATGTTGATTTTGTTAGGGAGATGATTCAGTATTATGATCTTTCTGATGCTGGAATTAAAGCTAGGAATGGTTTTGATGCACTTCATATTGCTGCTAAACAAGGGGATTTAG ATATACTAAAGATCCTAATGGAAGCTCATCCAGAATTATCAATGACAGTGGATCCATCCAACACCACAGCCTTACACACAGCTGCAACACAAGGACACACTGAGATAGTCAAATTTCTATTAGAAGCAGGTAGTAGCTTAGCAACAATAGCTAGAAGCAATGGTAAAACAGCTTTGCATTCTGCTGCAAGAAACGGACATTTGGATGTCGTGAAAGCGATTCTCGAGAAGGAACCCGGGGTTGTTACAAGAACCGATAAAAAGGGACAAACAGCGCTTCACATGGCAGTGAAGGGACAGAATCTCGAGGTGGTAGAGGAATTGATAAAAGCAGATCCTTCATCAATCAATATGGTTGATAATAAGGGTAATACTGCATTGCATATAGCTACCAGAAAGGGAAGAATTCAG ATAATTAAGTTGCTACTAGGACAGAATGAAACAAATGGTATGGCAATAAACAAAAGTGGTGAAACAGCATTAGACACAGCAGAGAAAACAGGAAACAGTCAAGTAAAAGAAATTCTAATAGAACATGGTATTCAAAttggaaaatcaataaaatctcaaccaacaacaacaacagccAGAGAGCTAAAACAAACAGTAAGTGACATAAAACATGAAGTCCATCACCAACTAGAACACACTCGCCAAACGCGAAAAAGCGTCCAAGGAATAGCAAAACGCCTCAACAAAATGCACACAGAAGGACTCAACAATGCAATAAACTCAACAATAGTCGTTGCAGTACTAATTGCAACGGTGGCATTCGCCGCTATATTCACTGTCCCCGGTCAATTTGTGGACGATCCAAAACACATTCCTGCAGGAAAGTCGCTGGGGGAAGCCAACATTGCTCCGAAGGCAGCGTTTCTAATCTTCTTCGTGTTTGATTCGGTTGCGCTATTCATTTCGTTAGCAGTGGTGGTGGTGCAAACTTCAATTGTTGTCATTGAAAGTAAAGCAAAGAAGCAAATGATGGCTATAATTAACAAACTAATGTGGTTGGCTTGTGTGTTAATTTCAGTGTCGTTTTTGGCATTGTCGTTTTTGGTTGTGGGAAAAGATGAAAGGTGGCTTGCAATTTCGGTAACAATCATTGGGACTATTATAATGGCTACTACATTGGGTACTATGTGTTACTGGGTTATTAGGCATAGAATTGAGGCTTCTAATTTGAGGAGTATACGTAAATCTTCATTGGGAAGTAGGTCAAGGTCATTTTCGGTATCAGTTATGTCTGATTCTGAGATATTGAATAATGACCGTAGGAAAATGTATGCTATTTAG
- the LOC101489328 gene encoding ankyrin repeat-containing protein At5g02620-like isoform X1: METETEAMQPQAAPAKPLRKKMTKQLTGKRDDTPLHSAARAGNMASLKDTVAGAEEGKLHELFAKQNQGGETALYVAAEYGYVDFVREMIQYYDLSDAGIKARNGFDALHIAAKQGDLDILKILMEAHPELSMTVDPSNTTALHTAATQGHTEIVKFLLEAGSSLATIARSNGKTALHSAARNGHLDVVKAILEKEPGVVTRTDKKGQTALHMAVKGQNLEVVEELIKADPSSINMVDNKGNTALHIATRKGRIQIIKLLLGQNETNGMAINKSGETALDTAEKTGNSQVKEILIEHGIQIGKSIKSQPTTTTARELKQTVSDIKHEVHHQLEHTRQTRKSVQGIAKRLNKMHTEGLNNAINSTIVVAVLIATVAFAAIFTVPGQFVDDPKHIPAGKSLGEANIAPKAAFLIFFVFDSVALFISLAVVVVQTSIVVIESKAKKQMMAIINKLMWLACVLISVSFLALSFLVVGKDERWLAISVTIIGTIIMATTLGTMCYWVIRHRIEASNLRSIRKSSLGSRSRSFSVSVMSDSEILNNDRRKMYAI; this comes from the exons CGACGATACACCTTTACATTCAGCAGCAAGAGCAGGAAACATGGCTTCATTGAAGGACACAGTTGCTGGTGCTGAAGAGGGTAAACTGCATGAATTGTTTGCAAAGCAGAACCAAGGTGGAGAAACAGCACTTTATGTTGCTGCTGAGTATGGTTATGTTGATTTTGTTAGGGAGATGATTCAGTATTATGATCTTTCTGATGCTGGAATTAAAGCTAGGAATGGTTTTGATGCACTTCATATTGCTGCTAAACAAGGGGATTTAG ATATACTAAAGATCCTAATGGAAGCTCATCCAGAATTATCAATGACAGTGGATCCATCCAACACCACAGCCTTACACACAGCTGCAACACAAGGACACACTGAGATAGTCAAATTTCTATTAGAAGCAGGTAGTAGCTTAGCAACAATAGCTAGAAGCAATGGTAAAACAGCTTTGCATTCTGCTGCAAGAAACGGACATTTGGATGTCGTGAAAGCGATTCTCGAGAAGGAACCCGGGGTTGTTACAAGAACCGATAAAAAGGGACAAACAGCGCTTCACATGGCAGTGAAGGGACAGAATCTCGAGGTGGTAGAGGAATTGATAAAAGCAGATCCTTCATCAATCAATATGGTTGATAATAAGGGTAATACTGCATTGCATATAGCTACCAGAAAGGGAAGAATTCAG ATAATTAAGTTGCTACTAGGACAGAATGAAACAAATGGTATGGCAATAAACAAAAGTGGTGAAACAGCATTAGACACAGCAGAGAAAACAGGAAACAGTCAAGTAAAAGAAATTCTAATAGAACATGGTATTCAAAttggaaaatcaataaaatctcaaccaacaacaacaacagccAGAGAGCTAAAACAAACAGTAAGTGACATAAAACATGAAGTCCATCACCAACTAGAACACACTCGCCAAACGCGAAAAAGCGTCCAAGGAATAGCAAAACGCCTCAACAAAATGCACACAGAAGGACTCAACAATGCAATAAACTCAACAATAGTCGTTGCAGTACTAATTGCAACGGTGGCATTCGCCGCTATATTCACTGTCCCCGGTCAATTTGTGGACGATCCAAAACACATTCCTGCAGGAAAGTCGCTGGGGGAAGCCAACATTGCTCCGAAGGCAGCGTTTCTAATCTTCTTCGTGTTTGATTCGGTTGCGCTATTCATTTCGTTAGCAGTGGTGGTGGTGCAAACTTCAATTGTTGTCATTGAAAGTAAAGCAAAGAAGCAAATGATGGCTATAATTAACAAACTAATGTGGTTGGCTTGTGTGTTAATTTCAGTGTCGTTTTTGGCATTGTCGTTTTTGGTTGTGGGAAAAGATGAAAGGTGGCTTGCAATTTCGGTAACAATCATTGGGACTATTATAATGGCTACTACATTGGGTACTATGTGTTACTGGGTTATTAGGCATAGAATTGAGGCTTCTAATTTGAGGAGTATACGTAAATCTTCATTGGGAAGTAGGTCAAGGTCATTTTCGGTATCAGTTATGTCTGATTCTGAGATATTGAATAATGACCGTAGGAAAATGTATGCTATTTAG